Proteins encoded within one genomic window of Pygocentrus nattereri isolate fPygNat1 chromosome 9, fPygNat1.pri, whole genome shotgun sequence:
- the LOC108434670 gene encoding membrane metallo-endopeptidase-like 1, whose translation MNDGNLRKERWSAVEVGLSVLLLAVSCALAGLGAIYLATVKGQFGSARVLRSVESSEGCPSYRNVCTTPACVTSAARLLQNMDQGVEPCQNFYRYACGGWLDRHVVPETSSRYSVFDILRDELETILKGVLEAESELDREAVRKAKVLYTSCMNENLIEKRGAQPLLDLIDDVGGWPVASDDWNTTADYEWSLEDTLALFISRFHKRVLFDLFVWTDDRDSNQHVLYIDQPGQGLPTRDYYFSEEGEYKMVREAYLQFMISVMQMTREARNLTSDEARVREDALQVMQLETDIANVSSPAQDRQDVTLLYNKMTLLDLHRAFTLNGFNWTRFVRGVLSEVFITVQPDEEVVVYCTPYLQKLGEVVARYSKRTLRNYLTWHLITDKVSNLSRRFKDARAQYKKALYRNTLVDAHWRDCVRYVQNSLENAVGALYVQQMFAGESKRMVRDLISRIQEAFVETLEELNWMDDQSKRMARDKAMAIKDQIGYPDFILEEENDQLDLEYEHLNFSKDAYFENMLKNLRAAAQKSLRKLREPVDTDFWMIGAAVVNAFYSPNRNQIVFPAGILQPPFYSKDQLQALNFGGIGMVIGHEITHGFDDNGRKFDKDGNVLNWWSNFSAEHFRAQSQCMVQQYGNFTWDLAGGQNVYGISTLGENIADNGGVRQAYKAYKKWREAEGVEPYLPGLDLNNYQLFFLNFAQVWCGTYRPEYASQSIRTDSHSPLNYRVLGSLQNFDAFSEAFHCKPGSPMNPPVKCRVW comes from the exons CTGCACGACTTCTTCAGAACATGGACCAAGGTGTGGAGCCATGCCAGAACTTTTATAGATATGCTTGTGGTGGTTGGTTGGACCGTCACGTGGTCCCAGAGACCAGCTCTCGCTACAGTGTCTTTGACATCCTCAGAGATGAACTGGAAACCATACTCAAAG GGGTTTTGGAGGCAGAAAGTGAGCTGGATCGTGAGGCTGTTCGAAAGGCAAAGGTTCTGTATACATCTTGCATGAATGAAA ATTTAATTGAGAAGCGAGGTGCTCAGCCTTTGCTGGACCTTATCGATGATGTTGGGGGCTGGCCTGTTGCCTCCGACGACTGGAATACTACAGCAG ACTATGAGTGGAGTCTGGAGGACACATTGGCTTTGTTCATCTCCCGTTTCCACAAAAGGGTACTGTTTGACTTGTTTGTGTGGACAGATGATCGGGATTCAAACCAGCACGTCCTCTAT ATTGATCAACCAGGTCAAGGGTTACCAACTCGAGATTACTATTTCAGCGAGGAAGGGGAATATAAAATG GTGCGTGAGGCATACCTACAGTTCATGATATCAGTCATGCAGATGACACGTGAGGCCAGAAACTTGACAAGTGATGAGGCCAGGGTTCGAGAGGATGCACTGCAAGTGATGCAGCTGGAGACGGACATTGCGAat GTGAGCAGCCCAGCTCAAGATAGACAGGATGTGACTCTTCTCTATAACAAGATGACGCTACTTGATTTACACAGAGCATTCACTCTAAAT GGGTTCAACTGGACACGTTTTGTGCGTGGTGTCCTGTCAGAAGTGTTCATAACAGTTCAGCCTGATGAGGAGGTTGTGGTTTACTGCACACCATACTTGCAGAAGCTTGGTGAGGTGGTTGCCAGATACAGCAAAAG GACCTTAAGGAACTATCTAACCTGGCACCTCATCACAGATAAAGTCAGCAACCTGAGCCGTCGCTTTAAGGATGCCAGGGCACAGTATAAAAAA GCCTTGTACCGAAACACATTAGTGGATGCACATTGGAGAGACTGTGTTCGCTACGTCCAGAATTCCCTGGAGAATGCTGTCGGAGCTCTGTACGTCCAGCAGATGTTTGCAGGGGAAAGCAAACGCATG GTCCGTGATCTCATCAGTAGAATACAGGAGGCTTTTGTAGAGACACTGGAAGAGCTGAACTGGATGGATGATCAGTCCAAGCGCATGGCGAGAGATAAG GCCATGGCTATAAAAGATCAGATTGGTTACCCTGATTTTATTCTGGAGGAGGAGAATGACCAACTTGATCTGGAATATGAACAT CTTAACTTCAGCAAGGATGCATACTTTGAGAACATGCTGAAGAATCTACGTGCAGCTGCTCAGAAGAGCCTGAGGAAACTGAGGGAGCCAGTAGACACAGATTT TTGGATGATTGGAGCAGCAGTGGTGAACGCTTTCTACTCACCCAACAGAAACCAGATTG TGTTTCCTGCTGGGATTCTACAGCCTCCCTTCTATAGCAAGGATCAGCTGCAGGCCCTCAACTTTGGAGGAATCGGGATGGTTATTGGTCATGAGATCACTCATGGTTTTGATGATAATG GACGGAAGTTTGACAAAGATGGAAATGTGCTGAACTGGTGGAGTAATTTCTCTGCTGAACACTTCAGGGCCCAGTCACAGTGTATGGTGCAGCAATATGGGAATTTTACATGGGACCTTGCCGGGGGGCAGAAT GTGTACGGCATCAGTACGTTGGGAGAAAATATTGCAGATAATGGAGGAGTACGCCAGGCATACAAG GCCTACAAGAAATGGCGTGAAGCAGAGGGAGTGGAGCCTTACTTACCTGGTCTGGATTTGAACAATTACCAACTCTTCTTCCTGAACTTTGCACAG GTTTGGTGTGGCACGTATCGGCCAGAGTATGCCAGCCAGTCCATCCGGACAGACTCTCACAGCCCCCTGAACTACAG AGTACTGGGATCCTTGCAGAACTTTGATGCCTTTTCTGAAGCTTTTCACTGCAAACCAGGTAGTCCAATGAATCCACCTGTGAAGTGTCGAGTATGGTAG